The following coding sequences lie in one Notolabrus celidotus isolate fNotCel1 chromosome 6, fNotCel1.pri, whole genome shotgun sequence genomic window:
- the tmem60 gene encoding transmembrane protein 60 codes for MKMSLAQRVLLSWIFALIFLIMLVLKLDSKIHWNWFLIFLPVWTFDTILILMLIVKMAGRCKPDFDPRDGEQSLKKRLWYLTALLLKLAFCVTLCSHLERLFEMWVSVVCVPLWVLLGGALVELGHSVFHYRRD; via the coding sequence ATGAAGATGTCCCTGGCCCAGCGGGTGCTCCTCTCCTGGATATTCGCCCTCATCTTCCTTATAATGCTGGTCCTCAAGCTGGATTCTAAGATTCATTGGAACTggttcctcatcttcctccctgTCTGGACTTTTGacaccatcctcatcctcatgcTGATAGTGAAGATGGCAGGACGCTGTAAGCCGGACTTTGACCCCAGAGATGGAGAGCAGAGTTTGAAGAAGAGGCTGTGGTACCTGACGGCCCTGCTGCTGAAACTGGCCTTCTGTGTGACACTGTGCTCACACCTGGAGAGACTCTTTGAGATGTGGGTCAGCGTGGTATGTGTGCCTCTGTGGGTGCTTCTGGGTGGAGCCCTGGTGGAGCTAGGACACAGTGTTTTCCACTACAGGAGAGACTGA
- the prr5a gene encoding proline-rich protein 5a: MLDGLRRRHASRPSSRPSSRPLSLNFSTFSAPPPSPDMDTSSEHPIRRTLHRLKLMSSPSLSELGKSEKGSPEDRGEKQKRAGANATWNSIHNAVIAVFQKKGLADNELYVLNEGVRHLLKTELGSFFTEYLQNQLLTKGMVILRDKIRFYEGQKLLDSLAETWDFFFCDVLSMLQAIFHPVQGKEPSVKQLALLHFRNTIVLSVKLEDALSRPRARVPPSVTQMLLILQGVHESRGVNEEYLRLESLVQKVVSPYLGTHGLYSGDGAEANCCVLEKCLPWGWPKSADQPSKNPVVRSKSYNIPLLLTPVAEYDPDASSVGSGGIRRHSACEIISCLEEQGLAYADLASGSELSGPASNRLCVTSQFNGILKAGSSVLDLPLSSPSILPLRSSGALHGTEATTTMTDLSMGASSTPPSESSSPETIIGQVLESADSDSEGIFIDFPPHSSEALGYSRESRQSIV; the protein is encoded by the exons ATGCTTGATGGACTCAGGCGGAGGCACGCCTCTCGGCCCTCCTCCAGACCCTCCTCTCGGCCCCTGTCACTCAACTTCAGCACCTTTTCGGCCCCTCCCCCGAGCCCAGACATGGACACCAGCAGTGAGCATCCAATCAGGAG GACATTGCACCGGCTGAAGTTGATGAGCTCTCCCAGCCTGAGCGAGCTGGGGAAGAGCGAGAAAGGTTCacctgaggacagaggagagaagcagAAGAGGGCAGGAGCAAACGCCACCTGGAACAG caTCCACAATGCCGTGATAGCAGTCTTCCAGAAGAAAGGTTTGGCAGATAACGAACTCTACGTCCTCAATGAAGGCGTCCG GCATCTGCTGAAGACTGAACTTGGGTCCTTCTTCACAGAATACCTCCAG AATCAGCTGCTGACCAAAGGCATGGTCATTCTTCGGGACAAAATAAGATTCTATGAAG GTCAGAAGTTATTGGACTCTCTGGCAGAGACCTgggacttcttcttctgtgacgTCCTCTCTATGCTGCAGGCTATCTTTCATCCAGTTCAG GGTAAGGAGCCCTCCGTCAAACAGCTAGCTCTGCTTCACTTCAGGAACACCATCGTGCTGAGTGTAAAGTTAGAGGACGCCCTGTCTCGACCTCGAGCCCGGGTGCCCCCCTCTGTTACACAGATGCTGCTTATTCTACAG GGTGTCCATGAGTCTCGTGGTGTGAATGAGGAGTACCTGAGGCTCGAGTCTCTGGTTCAGAAGGTGGTCTCCCCCTACCTGGGCACCCATGGGCTTTACTCGGGAGATGGTGCTGAGGCCAACTGCTGTGTTCTGG AGAAGTGTTTGCCGTGGGGCTGGCCAAAGTCTGCGGATCAACCATCTAAGAACCCTGTGGTACGATCAAAAAGCTACaacatccctctgctgctgaccCCGGTGGCCGAGTATGACCCAGATGCCAGCTCTGTGGGCAGTGGAGGAATTAGGCGCCACTCGGCCTGTGAGATTATATCATGCCTGGAGGAACAAGGACTGGCCTATGCTGACCTAGCCTCAGGATCTGAACTGTCTGGCCCTGCCTCCAACCGGCTGTGTGTGACCTCTCAGTTCAACG GTATTTTGAAAGCAGGTTCGAGTGTTTTGGACTTGCCTCTGTCCTCTCCGTCCATCCTCCCCCTTCGCTCCTCAGGAGCTTTGCACGGCACTGAGGCCACGACAACAATGACTGATCTCAGTATGGGTGCATCCTCCACACCGCCCAGTGAATCATCCAGCCCCGAAACCATAATTGGACAAGTGCTGGAGTCTGCAGACTCAGACTCTGAGGGGATATTCATCGATTTCCCTCCTCACTCCTCAGAGGCTCTGGGATACAGCCGCGAGAGTAGACAGAGCATTGTGTAG
- the rad52 gene encoding DNA repair protein RAD52 homolog, whose amino-acid sequence MSSHTEERSSSALKSFGQCTYTADEYQAVQNALQQRLGPEYISTRVAGGGQKVCYVEGHRVIGLANEMFGYNGWSHSISQQNVDFVDLINGKFYVGVSAFVKVQLKDGAFHEDVGYGVSEGLKSKALSLEKARKEAVTDGMKRALKCFGNALGNCILDKQYLIAINKIPKQPPPPLDPARTKRTEGEPLADKARFSSLVQEERRVSVGGAVRMPLEPRVPHQNCSDVHTPNAADPASSRERENMDYRPAADSVDVEGSAGHSDPKQLRKLRQQQLQQKFRREMEAKRMQQNQDQTKSESTEVAIEPGSSRCHEGAPSLSDISSGEHNKPSNRDEYLTDDPELWNFTLDGIEELDGRGGGGAPSRMLRPSTPGNHQMQTRSKTPQRTLGGPPDEAPSYDTGQNMAQSRPCFQNQNQYQSRPGEALSPYRAGQHMKKRRLDT is encoded by the exons ATGTCCAGTCACACGGAAGAGAGGAGCAGCTCTGCACTGAAGAGCTTTGGACAG TGTACCTACACAGCTGATGAGTACCAGGCAGTGCAAAACGCTCTGCAGCAGAGGCTGGGACCAGAGTACATCAGTACCAGAGTGGCAGGAGGAGGACAGAAG GTGTGCTATGTTGAAGGACATCGTGTGATCGGCCTCGCCAATGAGATGTTTGGGTACAATGGGTGGTCTCACTCTATCTCTCAGCAGAATGTTG ACTTTGTCGACCTCATCAACGGGAAGTTCTACGTTGGAGTCAGCGCGTTTGTCAAAGTGCAGTTGAAG GATGGAGCATTTCATGAGGATGTAGGGTATGGAGTTAGTGAAGGTCTGAAGTCTAAAGCTCTGTCACTGGAAAAGGCAAGAAAGGAAGCAGTCACAGATGGCATGAAGAGAGCCCTGAA aTGCTTCGGAAATGCCCTTGGAAACTGCATCCTGGATAAGCAGTACCTTATAGCCATAAACAAGATCCCCAAACAG cctcctcctcctctggacCCTGCTCGGACCAAACGCACAGAAGGTGAGCCGTTAGCGGACAAGGCTCGCTTCTCTAGTCTAGTCCAGGAGGAAAGGCGTGTGTCAGTAGGAGGTGCTGTCAGGATGCCACTGGAACCCAGAGTCCCACACCAGAACTGTTCAGATGTTCACACCCCTAATGCTGCAGACCCTGCTTCCAGTCGGGAGAGGGAGAACATGGACTACAG aCCTGCCGCTGACTCGGTGGATGTTGAGGGGTCTGCTGGTCACTCAGACCCCAAACAGCTGAGAAAGCTtcgacagcagcagcttcagcagaagttcaggagagagatggaggccAAGAGGATGCAGCAGAACCAAGATCAAACCAAGTCTGAGAGCACAGAGGTCGCTATTGAACCAGGATCCAGCAGAT GTCATGAAGGAGCCCCTTCGCTCAGTGACATCAGCTCAGGGGAACACAATAAGCCCAGCAACAGGGATGAGTATTTAACAG ATGATCCTGAGCTCTGGAACTTTACTCTAGATGGGATCGAGGAGCTGGATGGCCGAGGTGGTGGTGGCGCTCCTTCCAGGATGCTCAGGCCAAGCACACCTGGGAATCACCAGATGCAGACTCGCAGTAAGACCCCTCAGAGGACCCTCGGCGGACCTCCAGATGAGGCTCCATCATATGATACAGGACAGAATATGGCACAGTCCAGACCCTGTtttcagaaccagaaccaatacCAGTCCAGACCAG gtGAAGCACTGAGTCCATACAGAGCAGGACAGCACATGAAGAAACGCAGACTGGACACCTGA